In Streptomyces sp. SLBN-118, the following are encoded in one genomic region:
- a CDS encoding isoprenyl transferase codes for MNLRDLVYGLYARRVEGRLDHAQVPKHIGVILDGNRRWAKASGGTAAQGHKAGADKISEFLGWCHETDVEVVTLWMLSTDNFDRPEDELIPLLGIIEDTVRDLAADGRWRVHHVGTLDLLPARTQSVLKEAEQATTGIDGILVNVAVGYGGRQEIADAVRSLLLEHADKGTSFEELAEIVDVEHISEHLYTRGQPDPDLVIRTSGEQRLSGFMLWQSAHSEYYFCEVFWPAFRKVDFLRALRDYAARHRRYGS; via the coding sequence GTGAACTTGCGCGACCTGGTGTACGGGCTCTACGCACGCCGGGTGGAAGGCCGCCTCGACCACGCCCAGGTGCCCAAGCACATCGGCGTCATCCTCGACGGCAACCGCCGCTGGGCCAAGGCGTCGGGCGGCACCGCCGCGCAGGGCCACAAGGCCGGGGCCGACAAGATCTCCGAGTTCCTCGGCTGGTGCCACGAGACCGATGTCGAGGTCGTCACGCTGTGGATGCTGTCCACGGACAACTTCGACCGGCCCGAGGACGAGTTGATCCCGCTGCTCGGCATCATCGAGGACACAGTCCGCGACCTGGCCGCCGACGGCCGCTGGCGCGTCCACCACGTGGGCACGCTCGATCTGTTGCCCGCCCGCACCCAGTCCGTACTGAAGGAAGCCGAGCAGGCGACCACGGGCATCGACGGCATACTGGTGAACGTCGCCGTCGGCTACGGCGGCCGCCAGGAGATCGCGGACGCCGTCCGCTCCCTGCTGCTGGAGCACGCCGACAAGGGCACGAGCTTCGAGGAACTCGCCGAGATCGTCGACGTCGAGCACATCTCCGAGCACCTCTACACCCGTGGCCAGCCCGATCCCGACCTGGTCATCCGCACCAGCGGCGAGCAGCGTCTGTCCGGATTCATGCTCTGGCAGAGCGCCCATTCGGAGTACTACTTCTGCGAGGTCTTCTGGCCGGCCTTCCGTAAGGTCGACTTCCTGCGCGCGTTGCGCGACTACGCGGCGCGTCACCGCCGCTACGGCTCCTGA
- a CDS encoding OmpA family protein, translating to MRVSTGFVRGRAVFIGSIALALTVVAVPSAGADDGPRPKAKSVYEGKIDVSDPDLKMVDGATLAAAKVLEIKQVVGDEAGSEQREDSNSEVRFSLQAEVLFGKDSATLSSEANSRIKAIAEEIKKQSAKKVRVFGFTDDLGSAEHGDVLSKQRAAAVHGVLSQELAALGISYEIRGYGEQFPIAENNSEENRRKNRRVEVSFPRGTAS from the coding sequence ATGCGAGTCAGTACAGGATTCGTGCGCGGCCGGGCCGTGTTCATCGGCTCCATTGCCCTCGCTCTCACCGTTGTTGCCGTTCCGTCGGCAGGAGCTGACGACGGACCGCGTCCCAAAGCGAAGTCCGTGTACGAGGGGAAGATCGACGTCAGCGACCCCGACCTCAAGATGGTCGACGGTGCGACGCTCGCCGCTGCGAAGGTTCTGGAAATCAAGCAGGTCGTCGGCGACGAGGCGGGCAGTGAGCAGCGCGAGGACTCGAATTCCGAGGTCAGGTTCAGCCTGCAGGCCGAGGTCCTGTTCGGCAAGGACAGCGCAACGCTGAGCAGCGAAGCCAATTCCCGTATCAAGGCGATTGCCGAGGAGATCAAGAAGCAGAGCGCCAAGAAAGTGCGGGTGTTCGGCTTCACGGACGACCTGGGTTCGGCCGAGCACGGTGATGTGCTGTCCAAGCAGCGCGCCGCCGCGGTGCACGGCGTGCTCTCTCAGGAACTCGCCGCCCTGGGCATCAGCTACGAGATCCGGGGATACGGCGAACAGTTCCCGATCGCCGAGAACAACTCCGAGGAGAACCGACGGAAGAACCGGCGTGTGGAGGTCTCCTTCCCGCGGGGCACTGCGTCCTAG
- a CDS encoding Hint domain-containing protein produces MSRMGVVRQLRRRMRALLPRTDARALGLRKSQSGQTAVEYIGLVVVVIAIIGALVATGGVPEVGKAIGNRICQAVGGSCGVDGGGDPQAADDGTGDPDDGTGDPDTPGTGQKTQTQIDYEKALKELQDAQTAENSDQDKAIEAAKELAKILADELGITDALDCITEGDMGACTETLVNVLLSLIGGAVGKLAAKYGAPWKWKKAVELVRRLKKHGGDLYDALKGLIKNRKRVKEAEKELADARKKLDAEKKGKPKDKDKPPSCPVHSFPPGTPVLLADGRRIPIETVSVGTKVTVTDPVSGLTTVRRVTGTITTYDDKDFTRLKVRTSGGPAVLTATDTHPFWLTGHGRWADAGEIVPGDGLRMPSGRTLKVAAVSRYTQRQTTHDLTIEGIHTYYVGVGAESALVHNNDGDCLSADEITAARNPTVGEGDPSKFRSHFQRHKKLIEDALGTTYKKLKEDGPRFRQDIQNAIKDGTFELVGKGTLKKGEPEGMIYRGKGVTIILRENGDFWTALESGTGLDTAIQITKKVPPKAG; encoded by the coding sequence ATGTCGCGTATGGGGGTAGTGCGTCAGCTTCGCCGGCGGATGCGTGCGCTGTTGCCGCGCACCGATGCCAGGGCGCTCGGGCTGAGGAAGTCGCAGTCGGGGCAGACCGCGGTGGAGTACATCGGTCTGGTCGTGGTGGTGATCGCCATCATCGGCGCGCTGGTGGCTACGGGTGGTGTGCCCGAGGTGGGCAAGGCCATCGGGAACAGGATCTGCCAGGCGGTCGGCGGCAGTTGTGGCGTTGATGGCGGGGGAGACCCGCAGGCCGCCGACGACGGAACCGGCGACCCCGACGACGGAACCGGCGACCCCGACACCCCCGGCACCGGCCAGAAGACCCAGACCCAGATCGACTACGAGAAGGCCCTCAAAGAGCTCCAGGACGCCCAGACCGCCGAGAATTCCGATCAGGACAAGGCCATCGAGGCCGCCAAGGAGCTCGCGAAGATCCTCGCCGACGAACTCGGTATCACCGATGCGCTCGACTGCATCACCGAGGGCGACATGGGCGCCTGCACCGAGACCCTGGTCAATGTGCTGCTCAGCCTGATCGGCGGGGCGGTCGGGAAGCTTGCCGCGAAGTACGGCGCGCCCTGGAAGTGGAAGAAGGCCGTCGAGCTCGTCAGAAGGCTCAAGAAGCACGGCGGGGATCTGTACGACGCGCTCAAGGGGCTCATCAAGAACCGCAAGCGGGTGAAGGAGGCGGAGAAGGAGCTCGCCGACGCCAGGAAGAAGCTCGACGCGGAGAAGAAGGGCAAACCGAAGGACAAGGACAAGCCGCCCTCGTGTCCCGTCCACAGTTTCCCGCCCGGCACTCCCGTCCTGTTGGCCGACGGGCGGCGGATTCCGATCGAGACCGTGTCCGTCGGCACGAAGGTCACCGTCACCGACCCCGTCAGCGGGCTGACCACGGTACGCCGGGTGACGGGCACCATCACGACGTACGACGACAAGGACTTCACCCGCCTCAAGGTGCGGACGAGCGGCGGTCCCGCCGTGCTGACGGCGACGGACACCCATCCCTTCTGGCTGACCGGCCATGGCCGCTGGGCGGACGCCGGAGAGATCGTTCCGGGCGACGGGCTGAGAATGCCGTCCGGCCGGACTCTGAAGGTGGCCGCGGTCTCCCGCTACACCCAGCGTCAGACCACGCACGACCTGACGATCGAGGGCATCCACACCTACTACGTCGGCGTCGGCGCCGAGAGTGCCCTCGTGCACAACAACGACGGCGACTGCCTGTCGGCGGACGAGATCACCGCCGCCCGCAATCCCACGGTGGGCGAAGGCGATCCGAGCAAGTTCAGGAGCCACTTCCAGCGCCACAAGAAGCTCATCGAGGACGCCCTGGGCACCACGTACAAGAAGCTGAAGGAGGACGGTCCGCGGTTCCGCCAGGACATCCAGAACGCCATCAAGGACGGCACCTTCGAACTGGTCGGAAAGGGCACGTTGAAGAAGGGCGAGCCCGAGGGAATGATCTACCGTGGCAAGGGTGTGACCATCATCCTCAGGGAGAACGGCGACTTCTGGACGGCGCTCGAGAGCGGAACCGGGCTCGACACGGCGATCCAGATCACCAAGAAGGTGCCGCCGAAGGCAGGTTAG
- a CDS encoding aminoglycoside phosphotransferase family protein: MRVPFGARLRDELGVPRSARLLESSPRSAVWRVTLDGRTAVVKQLVAGPGADECYAREVAALRLAAPAQPSVVPGLLGTDADERVLVLEYVEHSKPRAGWEVRYATALARLHAAGVDAGGAELPPWAGPDAKDTVSFLGFADTLGVPAPDGVEDELSRLLDRLAVLDGPRALLHGDPCPGNDLHTEDGIRFVDFEQACLGNALMELAYLRIGFPTCWCVTAAPEPLLAQAEAAYRTTWREATGTDVEGDLADACAGWLIRGDALVQRAERGTVDQLARVMDEDWKWGTVSARERLVHRLGVVARMSGGSEALGGLGRLGAGMRRAMLDRWPGLRAAPSRRP, encoded by the coding sequence GTGAGAGTGCCTTTCGGCGCCAGGCTTCGTGACGAACTGGGCGTGCCGCGGAGCGCCCGGCTGCTGGAGAGCAGCCCGCGGTCCGCGGTGTGGCGCGTCACGCTCGACGGGCGCACGGCCGTCGTCAAGCAGCTCGTCGCCGGCCCGGGCGCCGATGAGTGCTATGCGCGCGAGGTGGCCGCGCTTCGGCTCGCCGCACCGGCTCAACCGTCCGTTGTGCCCGGGCTGTTGGGCACGGACGCCGACGAGCGCGTACTGGTGCTGGAGTACGTGGAGCACAGCAAGCCACGCGCAGGATGGGAGGTCCGGTACGCGACAGCGCTCGCCCGGCTGCATGCGGCGGGCGTCGACGCGGGCGGCGCGGAGCTCCCGCCGTGGGCCGGGCCCGACGCGAAGGACACCGTGTCGTTTCTGGGATTCGCCGACACGCTCGGGGTCCCGGCCCCGGACGGGGTCGAGGACGAGCTGAGCCGACTCCTGGACAGGCTGGCCGTATTGGACGGGCCGCGTGCCCTGCTGCACGGCGACCCGTGCCCTGGCAACGACCTGCACACCGAGGACGGCATTCGCTTCGTCGACTTCGAGCAGGCATGCCTCGGAAATGCGCTGATGGAACTGGCGTATCTGCGGATCGGCTTCCCCACCTGCTGGTGCGTGACCGCCGCCCCAGAACCACTGCTCGCGCAGGCCGAGGCGGCATATCGCACGACCTGGCGGGAGGCGACGGGCACGGATGTCGAGGGTGATCTCGCCGACGCCTGTGCGGGCTGGCTGATCCGGGGCGACGCGCTGGTTCAGCGCGCGGAGCGCGGGACCGTCGACCAGTTGGCCCGGGTCATGGACGAGGACTGGAAGTGGGGGACGGTGAGCGCTCGGGAGCGGCTGGTGCACCGGCTGGGGGTGGTGGCCCGGATGAGCGGCGGCAGCGAAGCGCTCGGCGGCCTCGGGAGGCTCGGCGCGGGCATGCGGCGGGCCATGCTCGACCGCTGGCCCGGACTCCGGGCTGCGCCGAGCCGCAGGCCTTAG
- the mgrA gene encoding L-glyceraldehyde 3-phosphate reductase: MTDSPSYRASADRYESMEYRRSGRSGLKLPAISLGLWHNFGDDRSLDSQRAILRRAFDLGVTHVDLANNYGPPPGSAELNFGKIFAQDFAAYRDELVISTKAGYLMHPGPYGEWGSRKYLLSSLDASLKRMGLDYVDIFYSHRFDPDTPLEETMGALASAVRQGKALYAGVSSYNAEQTAEAAGLLKDMGIPALIHQPSYSMINRWTEDDGLLDTLEDAGMGCISFAPLAQGLLTGKYLKGIPEGSRATQGKSLDPNLLSDEVTRRLRGLNDIAASRGQTLAQLALSWVLRDPRMTSALIGASSVRQLEENIAALAGQPLSAEELKEIDTFAVDTAGTNIWAGRS, translated from the coding sequence GTGACTGATTCCCCTTCCTACCGCGCCTCGGCGGACCGCTACGAGTCGATGGAGTACCGGCGCAGTGGCCGCTCCGGGCTCAAACTGCCCGCGATCTCCCTCGGTCTCTGGCACAACTTCGGCGACGACCGCTCCCTTGACTCTCAGCGCGCGATTCTGCGCCGCGCCTTCGATCTGGGTGTGACACATGTCGACCTGGCGAACAATTACGGGCCGCCGCCCGGTTCGGCCGAGCTGAACTTCGGCAAGATCTTCGCACAGGACTTCGCCGCATACCGCGATGAATTGGTCATCTCGACCAAAGCTGGCTATCTGATGCACCCGGGACCCTATGGCGAGTGGGGTTCGCGCAAGTATCTGCTGTCCTCCCTCGACGCCTCCCTGAAGCGGATGGGTCTGGACTACGTCGACATCTTCTACTCCCACCGCTTCGACCCGGACACTCCGCTCGAGGAGACGATGGGCGCGCTGGCCTCCGCCGTGCGGCAGGGCAAGGCGCTGTACGCGGGCGTGTCCTCGTACAACGCGGAACAGACCGCCGAGGCGGCCGGACTGCTGAAGGACATGGGCATCCCGGCCCTCATCCACCAGCCCTCGTACTCCATGATCAACCGCTGGACCGAGGACGACGGCCTGCTCGACACGCTGGAGGACGCGGGCATGGGCTGCATCTCCTTCGCGCCTCTCGCGCAGGGGCTGCTCACCGGCAAGTACCTGAAAGGAATCCCGGAGGGCTCGCGGGCCACGCAGGGCAAGTCCCTGGACCCGAACCTGCTCTCCGACGAGGTCACCCGGCGGCTGCGCGGCCTGAACGACATCGCCGCCTCGCGCGGTCAGACGCTCGCCCAGCTGGCGCTGTCCTGGGTCCTGCGGGACCCGCGGATGACGTCGGCCCTGATCGGCGCCTCCAGCGTGCGGCAGCTGGAGGAGAACATCGCGGCGCTGGCCGGACAGCCGCTGAGCGCCGAGGAGTTGAAGGAGATCGACACCTTCGCCGTGGACACCGCGGGCACCAATATCTGGGCCGGACGGAGCTGA
- a CDS encoding A24 family peptidase has product MYATLIAVAALWGAGAGLFLPRAAYRLSVEPEEAWRVACAAGHPFTGPGRGWIGRSRCGACATAVPARTAPGTAEAEGAPASRPQPLVPLTTALVCAALAAATGARPELAVWLLLTPFAVLLALVDRAVHRLPDQLTLPLAAAAGALLGLAELLPGEGGSWPGALLGGLVLGAAYFVLFLIHPNGMGFGDVKLALSLGVVLGWYGWAVLFAGAFAGFVLGSLYGLVLMAVRRASRKTAIPFGPFMIVGALAGVLLGALAAMP; this is encoded by the coding sequence GTGTACGCCACGCTGATCGCTGTCGCCGCCCTGTGGGGCGCGGGCGCCGGGCTGTTCCTGCCGCGCGCCGCGTACCGGCTCTCCGTCGAGCCGGAGGAGGCGTGGCGCGTCGCCTGCGCCGCGGGGCACCCGTTCACCGGGCCCGGGCGGGGTTGGATCGGCCGGTCGCGATGCGGGGCCTGTGCCACGGCCGTGCCGGCCCGCACGGCACCGGGCACAGCGGAAGCCGAGGGCGCGCCCGCCTCCCGCCCGCAGCCGCTGGTCCCGCTCACCACCGCCCTCGTGTGCGCCGCCCTCGCCGCCGCCACCGGGGCCCGCCCCGAGCTGGCCGTCTGGCTCCTGCTCACGCCCTTCGCCGTACTGCTGGCCCTCGTCGACCGAGCCGTCCACCGCCTGCCCGACCAGCTGACCCTGCCGCTCGCCGCGGCGGCCGGGGCGCTTCTCGGACTCGCAGAGCTGCTCCCGGGCGAGGGCGGCTCCTGGCCCGGCGCGCTGCTCGGCGGGCTCGTCCTCGGCGCCGCCTACTTCGTGCTGTTCCTGATCCACCCGAACGGCATGGGCTTCGGCGACGTCAAGCTCGCCCTCTCGCTCGGCGTCGTTCTGGGCTGGTACGGCTGGGCGGTCCTCTTCGCGGGAGCTTTCGCGGGCTTTGTGCTGGGTTCCCTGTACGGGCTGGTCCTCATGGCCGTGCGCCGCGCGAGCCGCAAGACCGCGATCCCCTTCGGGCCGTTCATGATTGTGGGCGCGCTGGCGGGAGTACTGCTCGGAGCCCTGGCGGCAATGCCGTAG
- a CDS encoding cupin domain-containing protein translates to MDFKPVNLTEALASFDEVYSPRVVARMNDYDVRIAHTAGEHVWHVHEDTDEFFLVLDGRFDIALRAADGTESTVELHKGDTFVVPKGTEHKPSSPGGSILMFEPSGTRTTGDRHEGEIPEHVDSTTGHALS, encoded by the coding sequence ATGGACTTCAAGCCGGTCAACCTCACCGAAGCTCTCGCCTCATTCGACGAGGTCTACAGCCCCCGCGTCGTCGCCCGTATGAACGACTACGACGTACGGATCGCCCACACTGCCGGAGAGCACGTCTGGCACGTCCACGAGGACACCGACGAGTTCTTCCTCGTACTCGACGGGCGTTTCGACATCGCCCTGCGTGCCGCCGACGGTACCGAGTCCACCGTCGAGCTCCACAAGGGCGACACCTTCGTCGTCCCGAAGGGGACCGAGCACAAGCCCTCGTCGCCCGGCGGCTCGATCCTGATGTTCGAGCCGTCCGGTACGAGGACGACGGGCGACCGGCACGAGGGCGAGATCCCCGAGCATGTCGACAGCACCACGGGACACGCCCTGTCATGA
- a CDS encoding DUF192 domain-containing protein, whose translation MSGRRQWHNGTGTLTVSGHESGVPVEIAATYGPRRRGLLGRDGIDGAILLTPCNSVHTFRMRFTIDVAYLDKELRVVGVHTMKRGRLGLPRLRARHVLEAEAGAMAGWGLVPGAVVTIT comes from the coding sequence ATGAGTGGACGGCGTCAATGGCACAACGGCACAGGGACGTTGACCGTGAGCGGGCACGAAAGCGGTGTCCCGGTGGAAATCGCGGCCACCTACGGACCGCGGCGGCGCGGGCTGCTGGGGCGGGACGGTATCGACGGCGCGATCCTGCTGACACCGTGCAACAGCGTGCACACCTTCCGAATGCGCTTCACGATCGACGTGGCGTACCTGGACAAGGAGTTGAGAGTCGTCGGCGTCCACACCATGAAGCGGGGACGGCTCGGCCTCCCGCGGCTTCGGGCCCGGCATGTGCTGGAGGCGGAGGCCGGGGCGATGGCGGGATGGGGACTGGTCCCGGGCGCAGTGGTGACGATCACCTGA